A single Colias croceus chromosome 10, ilColCroc2.1 DNA region contains:
- the LOC123695136 gene encoding SH3 domain-containing protein C23A1.17-like isoform X2 yields the protein MPPPPPPMIAMPPPMQIPIIAIEIPEQTVPTTTTTTTTEKSVAIAIPVPVPMPVQVAVPAYAPSYCIASPRPKNCPPCPPCLCMPQCTPAFFSYCSPCHLKCRCRNPGDAPVPLPPVPPMPVPAPVYPMPMPVAPGPPPVVVVPMPPQIQPRPRRWKPKPKYSSSEESSDETSSDCDYLRRGKKFKRRKLRILRRKASSESENELVKPVLTYVSNNGEIKYEKKISNDEADQLLNGRDNGRRYKTVRVMTREDNSNKQQVVVMSNDEDNKARYKQVVLRNGPSHVLSSGKKELIFRPPGNKKISNLSVSFNIE from the coding sequence ATGCCTCCTCCTCCTCCGCCAATGATCGCAATGCCACCACCAATGCAAATACCAATCATCGCCATCGAAATACCTGAACAGACTGTCCCCACTACTACCACTACAACGACCACGGAAAAGAGTGTTGCAATAGCCATCCCTGTACCCGTGCCTATGCCCGTGCAAGTAGCTGTGCCGGCATATGCCCCTTCATATTGCATAGCATCTCCCAGACCAAAGAACTGTCCGCCATGCCCTCCGTGTCTATGCATGCCGCAATGCACACCGGCGTTCTTCTCATATTGTTCACCATGTCACTTGAAATGTCGCTGCCGTAATCCAGGAGATGCACCAGTTCCTTTACCACCTGTTCCACCAATGCCCGTACCAGCTCCTGTATATCCTATGCCGATGCCTGTAGCGCCAGGACCACCACCTGTTGTAGTCGTGCCAATGCCACCGCAAATACAACCCAGACCAAGGCGATGGAAACCAAAACCAAAGTATTCAAGTTCAGAAGAATCGAGTGACGAAACGAGCAGTGACTGTGATTATCTACGGCGAGGAAAGAAATTTAAACGCCGCAAATTAAGAATACTCAGACGCAAAGCAAGTTCAGAAAGTGAGAACGAACTAGTGAAGCCAGTGCTGACGTATGTATCGAATAATggtgaaattaaatatgagaAAAAGATAAGTAACGATGAAGCTGATCAATTATTAAATGGACGTGATAACGGAAGGAGATATAAAACAGTGAGAGTCATGACAAGAGAGgataattcaaataaacagcAAGTTGTAGTGATGTCTAATGATGAAGATAATAAAGCAAGGTACAAGCAAGTGGTGCTTCGAAATGGACCAAGCCACGTGCTGAGTAGTGGGAAGAAAGAATTGATATTTAGACCTCCTGGTAACAAGAAGATTAGCAATTTATCTGTGTCGTTTAATATAGAATAG
- the LOC123695136 gene encoding pollen-specific leucine-rich repeat extensin-like protein 1 isoform X1: MCYIKSSKWTLIILVTIIRKANVQLAYPVYMPPPPPPMIAMPPPMQIPIIAIEIPEQTVPTTTTTTTTEKSVAIAIPVPVPMPVQVAVPAYAPSYCIASPRPKNCPPCPPCLCMPQCTPAFFSYCSPCHLKCRCRNPGDAPVPLPPVPPMPVPAPVYPMPMPVAPGPPPVVVVPMPPQIQPRPRRWKPKPKYSSSEESSDETSSDCDYLRRGKKFKRRKLRILRRKASSESENELVKPVLTYVSNNGEIKYEKKISNDEADQLLNGRDNGRRYKTVRVMTREDNSNKQQVVVMSNDEDNKARYKQVVLRNGPSHVLSSGKKELIFRPPGNKKISNLSVSFNIE; this comes from the exons ATGTGTTAC atCAAATCATCGAAATGGACTCTTATAATTCTAGTCACAATCATAAGAAAGGCCAACGTACAATTAGCGTATCCAGTTTACATGCCTCCTCCTCCTCCGCCAATGATCGCAATGCCACCACCAATGCAAATACCAATCATCGCCATCGAAATACCTGAACAGACTGTCCCCACTACTACCACTACAACGACCACGGAAAAGAGTGTTGCAATAGCCATCCCTGTACCCGTGCCTATGCCCGTGCAAGTAGCTGTGCCGGCATATGCCCCTTCATATTGCATAGCATCTCCCAGACCAAAGAACTGTCCGCCATGCCCTCCGTGTCTATGCATGCCGCAATGCACACCGGCGTTCTTCTCATATTGTTCACCATGTCACTTGAAATGTCGCTGCCGTAATCCAGGAGATGCACCAGTTCCTTTACCACCTGTTCCACCAATGCCCGTACCAGCTCCTGTATATCCTATGCCGATGCCTGTAGCGCCAGGACCACCACCTGTTGTAGTCGTGCCAATGCCACCGCAAATACAACCCAGACCAAGGCGATGGAAACCAAAACCAAAGTATTCAAGTTCAGAAGAATCGAGTGACGAAACGAGCAGTGACTGTGATTATCTACGGCGAGGAAAGAAATTTAAACGCCGCAAATTAAGAATACTCAGACGCAAAGCAAGTTCAGAAAGTGAGAACGAACTAGTGAAGCCAGTGCTGACGTATGTATCGAATAATggtgaaattaaatatgagaAAAAGATAAGTAACGATGAAGCTGATCAATTATTAAATGGACGTGATAACGGAAGGAGATATAAAACAGTGAGAGTCATGACAAGAGAGgataattcaaataaacagcAAGTTGTAGTGATGTCTAATGATGAAGATAATAAAGCAAGGTACAAGCAAGTGGTGCTTCGAAATGGACCAAGCCACGTGCTGAGTAGTGGGAAGAAAGAATTGATATTTAGACCTCCTGGTAACAAGAAGATTAGCAATTTATCTGTGTCGTTTAATATAGAATAG